In one Misgurnus anguillicaudatus chromosome 1, ASM2758022v2, whole genome shotgun sequence genomic region, the following are encoded:
- the ssbp1 gene encoding single-stranded DNA-binding protein, mitochondrial: MLRNASAQILKQFVRHRTTDTSLILERSINKVQLLGRVGQDPVMRQVEGRNPVTIFSMATNEMWRSGEGEPTNTGDVSQKTTWHRISVFKPGLRDVAYQYVKKGSRILVEGKLDYGEYVDKNNVRRQATTIIADNIVFLSENVRDQL; the protein is encoded by the exons ATGTTGAGAAATGCCTCTGCGCAG ATACTTAAACAGTTCGTCAGACACAGGACTACAGATACAAGTCTGATTTTGGAGAGAT CTATTAACAAGGTGCAGTTGCTTGGGCGTGTGGGGCAAGACCCTGTCATGAGACAGGTAGAGGGCAGAAACCCTGTCACCATCTTTTCTATGGCAACAAATGAGATGTGGCGTTCAGGGGAGGGAGAACCCACAAATACAG gagatgtcagccagaaaacaacATGGCACAGAATTTCAGTATTCAAACCAGGTCTCAGAGATGTGGCATATCAGTATGTGAAAAAAGG ATCCCGAATTCTTGTTGAAGGAAAGCTTGACTATGGTGAATATGTGGATAAAAACAATGTCAGGCGACAAGCAACAACTATTATCGCAG ATAATATTGTctttttaagtgaaaatgtcCGAGACCAGTTGTGA